In Treponema vincentii, a single window of DNA contains:
- the prtP gene encoding dentilisin complex serine proteinase subunit PrtP, with protein sequence MKHQRYRFDILFFSAAVFVILTAGCSMGFVGTAPESDRIGGAQSGTMNANTAFNSEWIINQQERHNADERVHEGYSIVKTTASFNQDVFTALNGSVVGAQDLHDGYLYFLIKTGSDAAQFRTAVRAMDGVLYAQPDYHYDAPALVADDTARPPYRNLGTTGRGYFGTQDGNLTEDPKADLADWGLTVTGALEAFKRYDAHDAVHPVLAAIIDTGVNSLHEDFYDKTNHSIILYAKSSLHRGSSVQYSPPQPVPLHENWDNHGHGTHCSGTIAAVGNNGKGICGVAHAHTKLITYRGLDASGGDSYATYSCLGDLAQIITELRKEPGARDSAVFAGLPSNVISYPKLTQKTVPVNLSLGGYAVHPYEVEMMNKALAAGILPVIAMGNDGKTLAAYPAALQGILAVGATAMDDTRAAFSNGGTWMSVCAPGESIYSCGNGGSNWSNYHSSDVKTSYRWMSGTSMATPFVTGVITYLLSINPDLSPYQIKALLENTADKIDRRSPYGQYDSRGFSKWYGYGRVNVLNAANALKTGTIPAEGSVYSEKAVKITVKKAGISQTKKQVWLYEKESGICAAVGLTDEHNGTVSFYGLRTGFAYEIGINDAGTYKTYPVTATNDTDIEYTFSL encoded by the coding sequence ATGAAACACCAAAGATACCGTTTTGATATATTGTTTTTTTCAGCAGCAGTATTTGTCATATTGACTGCGGGATGTTCGATGGGCTTTGTCGGTACGGCACCCGAATCCGACAGAATCGGCGGTGCACAAAGCGGCACCATGAATGCCAATACCGCGTTTAATTCTGAATGGATTATCAACCAGCAGGAACGACATAACGCGGATGAGCGGGTTCATGAGGGATATTCGATTGTTAAAACCACGGCCTCGTTTAATCAGGACGTTTTTACTGCCTTAAATGGCAGCGTTGTCGGTGCCCAGGATTTACACGACGGATACCTATATTTTTTAATAAAAACCGGATCCGACGCTGCGCAGTTCCGTACCGCAGTGCGCGCCATGGATGGCGTACTCTATGCGCAACCCGACTATCACTACGATGCTCCCGCACTCGTCGCAGATGATACAGCGCGTCCTCCGTACCGGAATCTCGGCACAACCGGCAGAGGATATTTCGGCACACAGGATGGCAATCTTACGGAAGACCCAAAAGCGGATCTTGCCGACTGGGGGCTCACCGTAACCGGCGCCCTCGAAGCATTTAAACGCTATGATGCACACGATGCGGTTCATCCGGTACTTGCAGCCATTATCGACACCGGTGTAAACAGCTTACACGAAGATTTCTATGATAAGACAAATCACTCTATCATCCTTTATGCAAAATCTTCGTTACACAGGGGAAGTTCTGTACAATACTCGCCCCCCCAGCCGGTACCGCTCCACGAAAACTGGGATAATCACGGTCACGGTACCCATTGTTCGGGAACAATTGCAGCTGTCGGAAATAATGGCAAAGGAATTTGCGGCGTTGCCCATGCGCACACCAAACTTATCACATACCGCGGCCTGGATGCATCGGGTGGCGATAGCTATGCAACATATTCATGCCTCGGCGACCTGGCCCAAATCATCACCGAACTTCGCAAAGAGCCCGGTGCACGCGATTCCGCCGTTTTTGCCGGATTGCCGTCAAACGTTATCTCTTATCCTAAACTGACACAAAAAACAGTTCCCGTTAATCTATCACTCGGCGGCTATGCCGTACACCCCTACGAGGTGGAGATGATGAATAAAGCGTTGGCCGCCGGTATCTTACCGGTTATTGCAATGGGCAATGACGGGAAAACGCTCGCCGCATATCCCGCAGCGCTGCAGGGAATTTTAGCCGTAGGAGCAACCGCAATGGATGACACGCGGGCAGCATTCAGTAACGGAGGAACATGGATGAGCGTGTGCGCTCCCGGTGAAAGTATTTACAGCTGCGGGAACGGCGGCTCAAACTGGTCCAATTATCATTCATCCGATGTAAAAACAAGCTATCGGTGGATGAGCGGAACGTCGATGGCAACACCGTTCGTAACGGGGGTAATCACCTATCTTTTATCGATTAATCCCGACCTTAGCCCGTACCAAATTAAGGCACTGCTTGAAAATACCGCCGATAAAATAGATCGACGTTCACCCTATGGGCAATACGATTCACGCGGCTTTTCTAAATGGTACGGCTATGGACGAGTAAATGTCTTAAACGCAGCAAATGCCCTTAAAACAGGCACCATCCCCGCTGAAGGAAGCGTATACAGCGAAAAGGCAGTAAAAATAACCGTAAAAAAAGCAGGCATATCCCAAACAAAAAAGCAAGTATGGCTATACGAAAAAGAGAGTGGTATTTGTGCAGCGGTCGGACTTACCGATGAGCATAACGGCACCGTTAGTTTTTACGGCTTACGGACAGGGTTTGCGTATGAAATCGGTATTAACGATGCCGGCACATACAAAACCTACCCCGTTACCGCTACAAACGATACCGATATAGAATATACTTTTTCATTGTAA
- a CDS encoding HigA family addiction module antitoxin — protein MLELQIITDEKLPNIHPGEILKEDFLDAMNISAYRLAKEINVPETRISEIIHGKRSITADTAIRFSKFFGTTAEFWFNLQNLYDLEEENNNHSLEFETIKMYAYT, from the coding sequence ATGTTAGAATTACAGATTATCACTGATGAAAAATTACCCAATATTCATCCAGGGGAAATTCTTAAAGAAGATTTTTTAGATGCGATGAATATTTCTGCATATCGCCTGGCAAAAGAAATCAATGTTCCTGAAACAAGAATCTCCGAAATAATTCACGGAAAGCGTTCAATTACTGCGGATACCGCTATCAGATTTTCAAAATTCTTTGGAACGACGGCAGAATTCTGGTTCAATCTTCAGAATCTGTATGATTTAGAAGAAGAAAACAATAATCACTCTCTAGAATTTGAAACAATAAAAATGTACGCATATACATAA
- a CDS encoding bacterial Ig-like domain-containing protein: MTKCLRSLQRIGLRRNVWRTCLLAGSALLAMSLFFSCNQNVRPGSGTGGAIEKTYTVNHNWEKVDGTGYDTAPQTGLKGLVGSGTKAVAQEKEGFELDTAKHPAGKIKQENIKADGSTVVNIYYARKTITLTFDPNGGKFGSSADNKKVQGKYGETVTETITKPEKAGMKFSSWKSRTEVRVDPPATFPEEDVTYTAQWNSLESANYTVRHWNQPIIGDTYTDKVEESLSGIADEDTQAQAKTYQNFHLSKVRHVDGKIVQQKIKADGLTIVDIYYDRNIFTAKFNTDGGNSISDISGRYEADLLPPPAKPTKEGKEFVKWEPPVPARFTANTEHKAIWKDQPAQQATYTVEHWTQKVDPATGKVCPADTHTQGNYDLRDKDTGKTGKIGELTAANARTDAKYKGYETPTVTQETIEADGSTVVKIYYVRKTVTLTFDAKGGKIGSEPTKILTGKYGEKIQEAEVGKPEKDDADFDAWTPLLPQKFPEENAGYEATWKIVKELEIKDGLSKKEYAVGEKFDAAGLSVYVKYTEAPQRLITKDEYSISGFDSSAEGIKTITVTYKKKSATFTVTVKTPTPPSETYAFGDIVDKDGKKYKASAFSAPTQWENYYVIIKVEDTKYIGVRYFDNTGYGDVELGTSISNTYRNQPDSNHRYLKKDEVESIFSNKQGFKDSIKKIKGTGIPADFDKQNCIYKGKDDFGDDTFFNGNNIKVVGFNDRDILPIIAREFN, encoded by the coding sequence ATGACTAAATGTCTAAGAAGTCTGCAGCGGATAGGATTGCGCAGAAATGTTTGGCGTACATGCCTTTTAGCGGGAAGCGCATTACTCGCAATGTCGCTCTTTTTTTCTTGTAACCAGAATGTGCGACCCGGTAGTGGTACAGGCGGTGCAATCGAGAAAACCTATACGGTCAACCATAATTGGGAAAAGGTTGACGGAACCGGTTACGATACCGCACCTCAGACTGGACTGAAAGGTTTGGTTGGCAGTGGAACAAAGGCTGTTGCACAGGAAAAGGAAGGTTTTGAGTTGGATACGGCAAAGCATCCTGCCGGAAAGATAAAGCAAGAGAACATAAAAGCCGACGGTTCCACCGTGGTCAATATTTATTATGCACGGAAGACGATTACGCTTACCTTTGATCCGAACGGTGGAAAGTTCGGATCAAGCGCTGATAATAAAAAGGTACAGGGTAAATACGGTGAAACGGTAACAGAGACTATCACCAAACCGGAAAAAGCCGGTATGAAATTCAGCAGCTGGAAATCCCGCACAGAAGTAAGAGTTGATCCGCCCGCAACATTCCCTGAAGAGGACGTTACCTACACCGCACAGTGGAATTCTTTGGAATCGGCAAACTATACCGTCAGACATTGGAACCAGCCGATCATAGGCGATACCTATACGGATAAGGTAGAAGAATCGCTTTCCGGCATCGCGGATGAAGACACACAAGCGCAAGCAAAAACCTATCAGAATTTCCACCTCAGCAAGGTACGTCACGTGGATGGAAAGATTGTTCAGCAAAAAATAAAGGCTGACGGTTTAACCATTGTAGATATTTATTATGACAGAAATATCTTTACCGCAAAGTTTAACACGGACGGCGGAAATTCCATTTCAGATATTTCCGGCAGGTATGAAGCGGATCTGCTCCCCCCCCCCGCTAAACCGACAAAAGAGGGAAAGGAGTTCGTAAAATGGGAGCCGCCGGTGCCGGCTAGGTTTACTGCAAATACAGAACATAAAGCAATCTGGAAAGATCAGCCGGCACAGCAAGCAACCTACACGGTTGAGCACTGGACGCAGAAAGTCGATCCCGCCACAGGAAAAGTGTGCCCTGCAGATACACATACACAAGGCAACTATGATCTTCGAGATAAGGATACAGGCAAAACCGGTAAAATCGGTGAGCTGACAGCGGCAAATGCAAGAACGGACGCGAAGTACAAGGGCTATGAAACCCCTACGGTTACGCAGGAGACGATAGAGGCGGACGGTTCAACTGTTGTAAAGATTTATTACGTCAGAAAAACTGTTACGCTTACATTCGATGCGAAAGGCGGTAAGATCGGCTCTGAGCCAACAAAAATCTTAACTGGAAAATACGGTGAGAAAATACAAGAAGCTGAGGTCGGCAAACCGGAAAAAGATGATGCCGATTTTGATGCATGGACACCTCTTTTGCCTCAAAAATTCCCCGAAGAAAATGCGGGATATGAAGCAACATGGAAGATTGTAAAAGAGTTGGAAATTAAAGATGGGCTGAGTAAAAAAGAGTATGCAGTCGGTGAAAAGTTTGATGCGGCCGGTCTGAGTGTTTATGTAAAATATACGGAAGCTCCCCAAAGGTTGATTACTAAAGACGAGTACTCAATAAGCGGCTTTGACTCTTCGGCGGAAGGTATCAAAACGATAACCGTTACCTACAAGAAAAAGAGCGCTACCTTTACTGTTACCGTCAAAACGCCGACACCGCCGAGCGAAACCTACGCCTTCGGTGATATTGTCGATAAGGATGGTAAGAAATATAAAGCAAGTGCATTTTCGGCTCCAACCCAGTGGGAAAATTATTATGTAATTATTAAAGTAGAAGATACAAAATATATCGGTGTACGGTATTTTGATAATACTGGTTATGGTGATGTTGAGTTAGGTACATCAATCAGTAATACATATCGAAATCAACCGGATTCTAACCATCGCTACCTTAAAAAAGATGAAGTAGAATCGATTTTCAGTAACAAACAAGGATTTAAGGATTCTATAAAGAAAATAAAGGGTACCGGTATTCCTGCGGACTTTGATAAGCAGAATTGCATATATAAGGGGAAAGATGATTTTGGAGATGATACCTTCTTTAACGGTAATAACATAAAGGTAGTAGGTTTTAACGACAGAGATATACTGCCTATCATAGCGCGGGAATTTAACTAA